Proteins encoded within one genomic window of Enterococcus haemoperoxidus ATCC BAA-382:
- a CDS encoding MucBP domain-containing protein produces MENEKKNPIKNKLRWTLIGLTVFSIFSVTVLFTATNPILAKPETSVKKQTKQTINKESDASTSKAANEKATQSYTVRALDPVENEEGLKATPKVLTMKQNEVFPDLNSEAGLAKLFSERVIPHPEYGALYEYVNADGTPANPSSELAGFQTIYVEITENYNLTSIRVPIPVTVTDLGTSLLLDNQIALQVDNVNGKIILYPNEIANKTEEQLQQLVKTKSNVRSWKLEDGSTVPADVTKTTISATSIGTYKADFEITVGTGEGEQKASVQKDVVVFGADPQAFVSVAQNTTLALGTNPTNLFTKFQTVSSTSATNALYQFVDINGEPLEKFDTTTVGFHWAYVKMTEKTNANVSTIIKVPINVTSADTTALLTNKVMVKADAKVLFYPNETKGKSKEELIAMIQSRAHLSAWNMSTGAAVPVSFTDTTTLNDSVGSYTGTIKVELNGTSATTTRNVTVFGANPQPFVSIAQNATLSLGTNPTNLFAKFQTVNSATSTNALYQFVNENGEAIDKFDTSTVGFHWAYVKMTEKADANVSTIIKVPISVTSADTTALLTNKVMVKADAKVLFYPNETKGKSKEELIAMIQSRAHLSAWNMSTGAAIPVSFTDTTAVNNSVGSYTGTIKVELDGTSATTTRNVTIFGADVKSPYYFKVDQNKDMAMGTNAANVFSKYQSLNDAAAASSTYEWVKNPAGDPTEPVNKFDTSKTGFHWGYIKMTDKKDTAVSTIIPVPITVTLDNQTVIVESKAGMSFNYLPFLNASEVKGKTVPQIIQLLTKKLAPKAWDLTTGQDLDARITKSMIVNSSRGSKEVTITITLGEQLLTYTFNVLVLPDQVFGNSTLEGWNNIPLNSTDGVITNPLNGSKMGFPERGISVTSQKNEVGFIIKDSAGRGYIYSGGEGRVSDIPGLNKSPIYGTAWARGSGLGYDGVAPKMTSKYFLRKGNELKQILIDEPNQILYVYNLSLNRNLNFTVQLDMYNLSNTTKNFSMLESVDTDYYTDSVPIYALGNSSGFYIQPSSGKRFTIRLKDSRGNWLSDYTKYIAGSYSGTGVSGGTNYFGNDFMGSGSESKNYTAGQVIASNVDSAYQLGAPWKDISPDEALNTGYEIFAGDELPYMQIKADPEVFNIYPDYVDDFNTSYKLSKIPTATDHGTVYVTYPTGVEVTMPFISNSQKEFNSPLMIPRTGLPEELNNEPGTIKNYDTSLLAINESEGPYNGLPSQDYAVKINVYNLGAKPIPQIIKKGTTFNKKASEVIQDAVILPGHTASYEYEGDMPDTSITGLTSVMVRMTDANQPDKTTLIKVPVQVIDETPPSRGLYIAANDFNSRPEPFQDLTESEINQLILKKSEAIAWDVATGSSKDITLSVESTTVPLNPEQGSYKATLKAVRGTETVKKTITIDIQSNQKVNVEFVDETGAALHDKITFDKVIGTTIDLTEEKEVQKVLESIQAENYQLVKKPDNETKIPVTSEESTVQYQFKGMLFVQSSPTFLNFGRKTLGIPFIKVEKAKYDKPLIVWDNRKKGGAWNLTATLKKPLTSQEDPSKILPTAIRYKVSETETVILSENTTQPIAKRTHETKGQYNVSNEWDKNESGLLLEVPSGEVLQAGGYRATILWQVEQTP; encoded by the coding sequence ATGGAAAATGAAAAAAAGAATCCTATTAAAAATAAACTACGTTGGACACTCATCGGACTAACTGTATTTAGCATTTTTTCTGTCACCGTTTTGTTCACCGCAACGAATCCTATATTAGCTAAACCTGAAACGAGCGTAAAAAAACAGACAAAACAGACAATCAATAAAGAGTCTGATGCAAGTACTTCAAAAGCAGCAAACGAAAAGGCAACACAAAGTTATACAGTGAGAGCGCTAGATCCAGTTGAAAATGAAGAAGGACTGAAAGCTACACCTAAAGTGTTAACGATGAAGCAAAACGAAGTCTTCCCAGATCTTAATAGTGAAGCAGGTCTCGCAAAACTTTTTTCAGAAAGAGTTATTCCGCACCCGGAATATGGTGCTTTATATGAATATGTGAATGCTGATGGCACACCTGCTAATCCTAGCAGTGAGCTAGCAGGATTTCAGACAATTTATGTAGAGATTACCGAAAATTATAATCTGACGAGTATTCGCGTTCCTATACCTGTAACGGTTACCGATTTAGGGACTTCACTTTTGTTAGATAATCAAATTGCCCTTCAAGTCGATAACGTGAATGGTAAAATTATTTTGTATCCAAACGAAATTGCGAATAAGACAGAAGAGCAGCTACAGCAGTTAGTAAAAACAAAATCTAATGTACGTTCATGGAAATTGGAAGATGGCAGTACTGTTCCTGCTGATGTTACAAAAACAACTATTTCAGCAACTTCTATCGGAACGTATAAGGCAGATTTTGAAATTACTGTCGGAACTGGTGAAGGTGAACAAAAAGCGTCAGTTCAAAAAGATGTGGTAGTGTTTGGTGCTGATCCGCAAGCTTTTGTATCAGTAGCACAAAATACAACACTTGCTTTGGGGACCAATCCAACCAATCTATTTACAAAGTTTCAAACGGTGAGTAGTACATCAGCTACGAATGCACTTTATCAATTTGTGGATATAAATGGTGAACCATTGGAAAAATTCGATACTACAACAGTTGGATTTCACTGGGCTTATGTAAAGATGACAGAGAAAACTAATGCAAATGTGTCGACGATCATCAAAGTTCCAATCAATGTGACAAGCGCAGATACTACAGCTCTTTTAACAAACAAAGTAATGGTAAAAGCCGATGCAAAAGTCCTTTTTTATCCAAATGAAACAAAAGGGAAAAGCAAAGAAGAACTAATTGCGATGATTCAGTCACGCGCACATTTGAGTGCCTGGAATATGAGTACAGGTGCAGCAGTACCAGTATCGTTTACAGATACAACGACACTTAATGATTCTGTAGGATCTTATACCGGGACAATCAAAGTAGAGCTAAATGGTACATCAGCCACGACAACACGAAATGTTACAGTGTTTGGTGCTAATCCGCAACCGTTTGTATCTATCGCTCAAAATGCTACATTATCTTTAGGTACAAATCCAACTAATCTATTTGCGAAATTTCAAACAGTTAATAGTGCAACTTCGACAAATGCGCTGTATCAATTTGTTAACGAAAATGGTGAAGCAATAGACAAATTCGATACGTCGACCGTTGGATTTCACTGGGCTTATGTAAAAATGACCGAGAAAGCTGATGCAAATGTGTCGACGATCATCAAAGTTCCAATCAGTGTGACAAGCGCAGATACTACAGCCCTTTTAACAAACAAAGTAATGGTAAAAGCTGATGCAAAAGTCCTTTTTTACCCAAATGAAACAAAAGGGAAAAGCAAAGAAGAACTAATCGCGATGATTCAGTCACGCGCACATTTGAGTGCTTGGAATATGAGTACAGGAGCGGCAATCCCAGTGTCATTTACTGACACGACTGCGGTCAATAATTCAGTGGGTTCTTATACTGGAACCATTAAAGTAGAGCTGGATGGTACATCAGCGACCACAACTAGAAATGTCACGATATTCGGTGCAGATGTAAAATCGCCTTATTACTTTAAAGTGGATCAAAACAAAGACATGGCGATGGGCACGAATGCTGCTAATGTTTTTTCAAAATACCAGTCTTTAAATGACGCAGCAGCAGCCAGCTCCACCTACGAATGGGTCAAGAATCCAGCAGGTGATCCGACTGAGCCAGTCAATAAGTTTGATACGAGCAAAACAGGATTTCACTGGGGCTATATAAAAATGACGGATAAGAAGGATACCGCTGTTTCAACAATTATTCCGGTCCCTATTACAGTGACACTAGATAATCAAACAGTTATTGTAGAGTCAAAAGCAGGAATGAGTTTTAATTACCTACCGTTTTTGAATGCAAGTGAAGTTAAAGGGAAAACTGTTCCGCAAATTATTCAATTGCTTACTAAGAAATTAGCCCCAAAAGCTTGGGATCTAACGACAGGACAAGATCTTGATGCACGAATCACCAAATCAATGATTGTGAATTCCAGTCGAGGCTCCAAAGAAGTGACCATTACGATAACGTTAGGTGAGCAACTGTTGACCTATACGTTTAATGTATTGGTTCTTCCAGACCAGGTATTTGGAAATAGTACGCTCGAGGGGTGGAACAACATTCCTTTAAATTCTACTGATGGTGTTATTACGAATCCATTAAATGGTTCTAAAATGGGCTTTCCTGAAAGAGGGATTTCTGTAACTTCACAGAAAAATGAAGTAGGTTTTATTATCAAAGATAGTGCTGGAAGAGGCTATATTTACAGTGGTGGTGAAGGTCGGGTATCAGATATTCCTGGGCTGAATAAGAGCCCTATTTATGGGACTGCTTGGGCTAGAGGAAGCGGACTTGGCTATGATGGAGTTGCTCCCAAAATGACCTCTAAATACTTTTTGCGAAAAGGAAATGAGTTAAAGCAAATTCTAATAGATGAACCAAATCAGATTCTGTATGTATATAATTTATCTTTGAATCGAAATTTAAATTTCACTGTCCAGTTAGACATGTACAACCTTTCTAATACAACGAAGAATTTTTCGATGTTAGAAAGTGTGGATACGGATTATTATACAGATTCAGTTCCAATCTATGCATTAGGGAATAGTAGCGGCTTTTACATTCAGCCCTCTTCTGGAAAGAGATTTACAATTCGACTAAAAGATTCCCGAGGAAATTGGCTATCAGATTATACTAAATATATAGCTGGTTCATACAGCGGAACAGGAGTTTCTGGGGGAACCAATTACTTTGGAAATGATTTTATGGGATCAGGTTCTGAAAGCAAAAATTACACTGCCGGACAAGTCATCGCATCCAATGTCGATTCAGCCTATCAACTAGGTGCACCGTGGAAAGATATTTCCCCAGATGAAGCATTAAACACAGGGTACGAGATTTTTGCTGGTGATGAGCTTCCCTATATGCAAATAAAAGCTGATCCAGAAGTCTTCAATATTTATCCAGATTATGTAGATGATTTTAATACGAGTTACAAACTAAGCAAAATCCCTACAGCAACTGATCATGGGACTGTTTATGTCACTTATCCTACAGGTGTTGAAGTTACAATGCCCTTTATCTCCAATAGTCAAAAAGAATTTAATAGTCCATTGATGATTCCAAGGACAGGATTACCTGAAGAGTTAAACAACGAACCTGGAACTATCAAAAACTATGACACTTCTTTATTAGCTATTAACGAGTCAGAAGGACCTTATAATGGATTGCCTTCACAAGATTATGCGGTGAAAATCAATGTCTATAATCTTGGGGCAAAACCAATTCCGCAAATCATCAAAAAAGGAACGACCTTTAATAAAAAAGCTTCTGAAGTGATTCAGGATGCAGTTATCTTACCTGGGCATACGGCTTCATACGAATATGAAGGTGATATGCCAGATACTTCGATCACAGGTTTAACCAGCGTAATGGTGCGAATGACCGATGCAAATCAACCAGATAAGACGACGTTGATCAAAGTGCCAGTCCAAGTGATCGATGAAACACCGCCATCTAGAGGGCTTTATATTGCAGCGAACGATTTCAACAGCAGACCAGAACCATTTCAAGATTTAACTGAAAGTGAAATCAATCAACTGATTCTTAAAAAATCTGAAGCGATTGCTTGGGACGTTGCGACAGGTTCAAGTAAAGATATCACGCTTTCAGTAGAGTCAACGACAGTTCCTCTAAATCCTGAACAAGGAAGCTATAAAGCAACATTAAAAGCGGTCAGAGGAACAGAAACGGTCAAGAAAACAATCACGATCGATATTCAAAGTAATCAAAAAGTGAACGTAGAGTTTGTTGATGAAACAGGAGCTGCTTTACATGATAAAATCACTTTCGATAAAGTAATCGGAACAACGATTGATTTGACGGAAGAAAAAGAAGTCCAAAAAGTACTTGAATCTATTCAGGCTGAGAACTATCAATTAGTGAAAAAGCCAGACAACGAAACGAAGATTCCTGTTACAAGTGAAGAAAGTACTGTTCAATACCAATTTAAAGGGATGCTGTTTGTACAATCTTCCCCAACTTTCTTGAATTTTGGGCGTAAGACTTTAGGGATTCCGTTTATAAAAGTCGAAAAAGCAAAATACGACAAACCATTGATCGTTTGGGATAATCGCAAAAAAGGCGGTGCATGGAATTTAACAGCAACATTAAAGAAACCATTGACCAGCCAAGAAGACCCGAGCAAAATTCTACCTACGGCTATTCGTTACAAGGTAAGTGAGACAGAAACAGTCATCTTATCTGAGAATACGACACAACCAATAGCGAAAAGAACACATGAAACCAAAGGGCAATATAACGTGAGTAATGAGTGGGATAAAAACGAATCCGGCTTGTTGTTAGAAGTTCCTTCTGGGGAAGTGTTGCAAGCAGGTGGCTATCGAGCGACGATTTTATGGCAAGTTGAACAAACACCTTAA
- a CDS encoding DUF916 and DUF3324 domain-containing protein, with product MKKHLTCVLLVLFYLALFFDPSKGFAKQDVENLIGGLSYEVLYPENQKNKNLGYFDLQMKPGQEQKVSLKLYNSLPKELTVEVRLNTAKTNSIGKVEYGPNDLKEDSSLTNDFINIVKGPKKVAIPSKGSTQVDLMISLPKETSVGLIAGGIQLQPVVDSKTKDQSKKDVVVNEFAFLVGMLVRVGDTDPIEPELKLNKTYIAFKESKSHFFVNISNVRPVYVEGMEVAIQVRKANKQKVLFEYQKKGMRMAPNSMIDLPVDLADKGITAGDYSAQINVTSKNGGKWSWIEDFKVNALEANGLNRQLVENKTGNKLIFLVCFLILCVGAFVFILSYKTIKRKRSKNETNK from the coding sequence ATGAAAAAACATCTTACCTGCGTATTACTAGTCCTGTTTTACCTTGCATTATTCTTTGATCCCAGTAAAGGTTTTGCTAAACAAGATGTGGAGAATTTGATTGGTGGATTGTCGTATGAAGTTTTATATCCAGAAAACCAAAAAAACAAGAACCTAGGTTATTTTGATCTCCAAATGAAGCCAGGACAAGAACAAAAAGTATCCCTAAAATTATACAATTCATTACCGAAAGAGTTAACAGTAGAAGTTCGGTTAAATACTGCAAAAACCAATAGCATCGGTAAGGTTGAATATGGACCAAATGATTTAAAAGAAGACTCATCTTTGACAAATGATTTTATCAACATCGTCAAGGGGCCCAAAAAAGTAGCGATCCCTTCTAAAGGTAGTACGCAGGTCGACTTAATGATTTCTTTACCTAAAGAGACGTCCGTAGGTTTGATAGCAGGTGGGATTCAATTGCAGCCGGTGGTAGATAGTAAAACGAAGGATCAAAGTAAAAAAGATGTCGTAGTAAACGAATTTGCTTTTTTAGTTGGGATGTTAGTAAGAGTTGGTGATACTGATCCCATAGAACCAGAGCTAAAACTAAATAAAACATACATAGCATTTAAAGAGAGTAAAAGCCATTTTTTTGTCAACATTTCCAATGTCCGTCCTGTTTATGTTGAAGGCATGGAGGTAGCCATTCAAGTAAGAAAAGCCAATAAACAAAAGGTGTTATTTGAGTATCAAAAAAAAGGAATGAGAATGGCACCAAATTCGATGATCGATCTTCCTGTTGATTTAGCGGATAAAGGCATAACTGCAGGAGATTATTCAGCTCAAATCAATGTCACATCAAAAAATGGTGGTAAATGGTCTTGGATAGAAGATTTTAAGGTCAACGCGTTAGAAGCGAATGGTCTCAATAGGCAATTAGTCGAAAATAAAACCGGCAATAAACTGATTTTTCTAGTGTGTTTTTTGATTTTATGTGTGGGTGCATTTGTCTTTATTTTGAGTTATAAAACGATAAAACGTAAACGAAGTAAAAATGAAACGAATAAGTAG
- a CDS encoding WxL domain-containing protein, translating to MKKILFTTLLASSALLIFAKPANAEEVGSEQTDLGIRFDTDGPVKPGPGPFKDNLALVWTPSKFDFGRQAATANIATYSNTVAGDQYVVVNDDRQGTETGGEGTRAVTTSAWKVSATLSKLVSKDSSATELPSKLTFTLGDPQSYDIGEVDPDTNDFLPNPIEGNLGTLADPNNIVVGKNVTLEAGNTTATNIIAKTQADAVKGGFATKLTDTKLTVTTGTGAAGKAFKGSVNWSLDNTY from the coding sequence TTGAAAAAAATACTATTTACAACATTACTTGCTTCATCAGCATTGCTGATTTTTGCAAAACCTGCGAATGCAGAAGAAGTTGGCAGTGAGCAAACAGATTTGGGGATTCGTTTTGATACTGACGGACCAGTAAAACCTGGACCTGGACCATTTAAAGATAACTTAGCATTGGTATGGACACCATCTAAATTTGATTTTGGTCGTCAAGCAGCAACAGCGAATATTGCTACATATAGCAATACTGTAGCCGGAGATCAATATGTTGTCGTAAATGATGACAGACAAGGTACTGAAACTGGCGGCGAAGGAACAAGAGCTGTAACAACGTCTGCTTGGAAAGTTAGCGCGACATTGTCTAAATTAGTCTCTAAAGATAGCTCAGCTACAGAATTGCCATCAAAATTAACGTTTACTTTAGGCGATCCACAATCTTATGATATTGGTGAAGTTGATCCAGATACAAATGACTTCTTGCCAAATCCGATTGAAGGAAACTTAGGTACTCTTGCTGATCCTAACAATATCGTTGTAGGTAAAAACGTAACATTGGAAGCTGGCAATACAACTGCAACAAACATCATTGCTAAAACACAAGCAGATGCTGTTAAAGGCGGATTTGCTACAAAACTAACTGATACTAAATTAACTGTAACTACAGGTACTGGCGCTGCTGGTAAAGCATTTAAAGGTAGCGTGAACTGGAGTCTTGACAACACATACTAA
- a CDS encoding DUF916 and DUF3324 domain-containing protein, whose translation MRKINAIYLSFICVFLSFFFADQVMAAEDDNNLGYTVTLVQSNTQIDPNKSYFYVKTTPGEAQTLEVRIKSTKKENVRIKISGTNAITGDGGTIEYSDDKTYYDSTLKEPVTSMLKIPTPEITVGNYEEKTVKFQLTPSKEKYDGVKMGAIVFALDQGEKAKSGVSTEFSYRVGLITSQSGDEFNNAQTLNLNSVKASIKRGKKMVLANLQNPEPKVLENLSIVGTMTKKGTDEVVKRKSVENYSMAPNSSFDFEMDWGIANLPSGTYTLKLDASNDYQEWQLSKEFTITNQQAKKMNEESAFKIITPTWIKGSAICLLVLTVLIMSLTLFRRKKWEKQWKKIRIAKRKKQGNQKKKRKKINRKDGE comes from the coding sequence ATGAGAAAGATTAATGCGATATATCTATCATTTATCTGTGTCTTTTTATCATTTTTTTTTGCAGATCAAGTGATGGCTGCAGAGGATGATAATAATTTAGGCTATACAGTAACCCTAGTACAGTCGAACACGCAAATAGATCCAAATAAAAGTTATTTTTATGTGAAAACCACACCTGGAGAAGCACAAACGTTAGAGGTAAGAATCAAAAGTACCAAAAAAGAGAATGTGCGAATTAAGATATCTGGAACTAATGCGATCACAGGTGACGGCGGAACGATCGAATATAGCGATGATAAAACATATTACGATTCGACATTAAAAGAGCCAGTAACGTCGATGCTCAAAATTCCAACTCCAGAAATTACAGTTGGTAATTATGAAGAGAAAACGGTGAAATTTCAACTTACACCGTCAAAAGAAAAGTATGATGGTGTGAAAATGGGTGCAATCGTCTTTGCGTTAGATCAAGGCGAAAAAGCAAAAAGTGGTGTTTCAACAGAATTTTCATATCGAGTAGGGCTGATCACTTCCCAATCAGGAGATGAATTCAATAATGCGCAAACGCTGAATTTAAATTCAGTAAAGGCCTCAATCAAACGCGGGAAAAAAATGGTTTTAGCGAACTTACAAAATCCTGAACCTAAAGTCTTAGAGAATCTAAGTATCGTCGGTACGATGACTAAAAAAGGAACGGATGAAGTCGTTAAAAGAAAATCTGTAGAAAACTATAGTATGGCACCAAACAGTTCATTTGATTTTGAAATGGATTGGGGGATTGCGAATCTGCCGTCGGGTACTTATACCTTGAAATTGGATGCATCAAATGACTATCAAGAATGGCAACTTAGTAAAGAATTCACGATCACCAACCAACAAGCCAAAAAAATGAATGAAGAAAGTGCGTTTAAGATCATTACGCCAACATGGATCAAAGGTAGCGCGATTTGCTTATTAGTGCTCACCGTTTTGATTATGTCATTAACCCTTTTTAGAAGAAAAAAATGGGAGAAACAATGGAAAAAAATCAGAATCGCGAAACGTAAAAAACAAGGGAATCAAAAGAAAAAACGAAAAAAAATCAATAGAAAAGATGGTGAATAA
- a CDS encoding winged helix-turn-helix domain-containing protein, which translates to MENTIGILHIRDDSEQSDNIGLLINRALNEQSYSLIEITEKKQIGLLDGLVINLEKSSDYVKAMQWLIDLQEDHPLFIWILNGDSDSELTKLYPHLSKNSVIEIISSDQGFEMLGTVIKNALNYKNQLLNRGRPKKASDDHFLDPSKLSLVVHDKIIALTRKEFKIIELLYENIGNVVTYDEINEVIYGATTGEALEKYRVANFIFHIRNKLKEQTYFEIEIIRTKGYLLTYSKNERFSFKNTSEKVLQ; encoded by the coding sequence ATGGAAAATACAATTGGCATATTACATATCAGAGATGATTCTGAACAGAGCGATAACATAGGTTTATTGATAAACAGGGCCCTCAATGAACAAAGTTATTCACTAATTGAAATTACAGAAAAAAAACAAATTGGTTTATTAGATGGTTTAGTCATTAATTTGGAGAAATCATCAGACTATGTTAAGGCGATGCAATGGTTGATTGACTTACAAGAAGATCATCCCTTGTTTATTTGGATTCTAAATGGAGATTCTGACTCAGAATTGACAAAATTGTATCCTCACTTGAGTAAAAATTCTGTAATAGAAATTATTTCATCAGATCAAGGATTTGAGATGCTTGGGACCGTAATAAAAAATGCACTCAATTATAAAAACCAGTTACTAAACAGAGGGAGACCAAAAAAAGCATCTGACGATCATTTCCTAGATCCATCAAAGCTGAGTCTGGTAGTTCATGACAAAATAATAGCATTAACCCGAAAAGAATTCAAAATTATTGAGCTGTTATATGAAAATATAGGCAATGTTGTTACCTACGATGAAATCAACGAAGTAATCTATGGTGCAACAACAGGAGAAGCGCTAGAAAAATACAGAGTAGCAAATTTCATTTTTCATATCAGAAATAAACTAAAAGAACAAACGTATTTTGAAATTGAAATCATTCGAACAAAGGGCTATCTTCTTACTTATTCAAAAAACGAACGATTTTCTTTCAAAAATACAAGTGAAAAAGTTTTACAATAA
- a CDS encoding tyrosine-type recombinase/integrase, with product MVRKGENIYKRKDGRWEGRYIKGRKSDGSAIYGYVYNKTYMDLKERLLTMKALYSHNYTFKTIAYQGTLNDWATCWLTEIQDQLKPSTYVSYTNKMIKHILPFLGDIPLQSITTVNLNDWIKKIEEHLSPNSVRIVYQVLMSCCTAAVKRELIVDNPCKYVVLPKKTPNNIHAITSEDQTKLKEKAAAHPKGLAIILALETGMRIGEIAGLKWEDIDFSESILTVQRTIQRIQVVNGLNRKTQIIEGTPKSITSKRTIPFSENVNQLLSKQKQKSNGDFVLGGNKPAEPRLISNWLKKICQSFHFANIRFHQLRHSFATRCLEKGVNIATISALLGHHSTKMTLDVYVNSFMSEKRKAINLIS from the coding sequence ATGGTAAGAAAAGGTGAAAATATCTATAAACGAAAAGATGGTCGTTGGGAAGGAAGATACATAAAAGGAAGAAAAAGTGATGGAAGTGCTATATACGGATATGTATATAATAAAACATATATGGACTTAAAAGAAAGACTGTTAACAATGAAAGCACTCTATTCACATAATTATACTTTTAAAACAATTGCTTATCAAGGCACGCTCAATGATTGGGCAACTTGTTGGTTAACAGAAATACAAGATCAGTTGAAACCCAGCACCTATGTTAGTTACACAAATAAAATGATAAAACACATCCTGCCTTTTTTAGGAGACATCCCTCTACAATCCATCACAACGGTCAATTTAAATGACTGGATTAAAAAAATAGAGGAGCACTTGTCTCCTAATTCTGTTCGAATCGTCTATCAAGTATTGATGTCGTGCTGCACAGCTGCAGTAAAAAGGGAATTAATTGTAGACAATCCTTGTAAATATGTCGTTTTACCGAAAAAAACTCCAAATAATATACATGCAATTACATCGGAGGATCAAACAAAACTAAAAGAAAAAGCTGCCGCACACCCTAAGGGGCTTGCGATTATATTAGCGTTAGAAACTGGGATGAGAATCGGAGAGATTGCTGGATTAAAGTGGGAAGACATTGATTTTTCAGAAAGTATACTTACAGTTCAACGCACAATTCAACGAATACAAGTGGTTAATGGCTTAAACAGAAAAACACAAATTATTGAAGGAACACCTAAAAGCATTACCTCCAAGCGGACTATCCCGTTTTCTGAGAATGTAAATCAACTTTTAAGCAAACAAAAACAAAAAAGTAATGGAGATTTCGTATTAGGAGGGAACAAGCCAGCAGAACCGCGTCTAATTTCAAACTGGCTAAAAAAAATCTGTCAAAGTTTTCATTTTGCAAATATTCGTTTTCATCAACTTAGACACAGTTTTGCTACTCGTTGTCTAGAAAAAGGGGTTAATATAGCGACAATCAGCGCTTTGTTGGGTCATCATTCTACGAAAATGACGCTAGATGTTTATGTAAATTCTTTTATGTCAGAAAAAAGAAAAGCTATCAATTTAATCAGTTAG
- the cas2 gene encoding CRISPR-associated endonuclease Cas2 — protein MLVLITYDVATSSKNGTRRLRKVAKKCQDYGQRVQNSVFECVVDATELTKLKKELVDLIDEELDSLRIYRLGNNYQNKVEHVGVKESFDVEAPLIF, from the coding sequence ATGTTAGTGTTGATTACTTATGATGTCGCAACAAGTTCGAAGAATGGAACTCGTCGTTTGAGGAAGGTAGCAAAAAAATGTCAAGATTATGGACAACGTGTTCAGAATTCTGTTTTTGAATGTGTTGTTGATGCAACGGAGTTAACGAAGCTGAAGAAAGAACTGGTTGATTTAATTGATGAAGAATTAGATAGTTTACGTATTTACCGATTAGGGAATAATTACCAAAATAAAGTTGAGCATGTAGGGGTAAAGGAGAGTTTTGATGTAGAAGCGCCACTGATATTTTAA